A single window of Clostridia bacterium DNA harbors:
- a CDS encoding helix-hairpin-helix domain-containing protein, producing MQLELFGKQVYIRKEIVIAVSFALIMIICIAGYILKEKGGQVVIDRKTEPEDSGKTAAVHVKDIINGHNEDPLPAATEEIKIYILGCVKNAGVVTLKKGQIIDDAIKAAGGATKEADLENVNLAYILNENTMLKILSKKERQFIHNSLNNTLEHSGNKSPEEGMQGVRIIKDRGEAVAGDIADAENSVEQKGKININTATVSELDTLPGVGEKTANDIIAYREKNGRFKKIEDIMNVPRIGESRFSQMRELITVG from the coding sequence ATGCAGTTGGAGTTATTTGGCAAACAAGTATATATAAGAAAAGAGATTGTGATAGCCGTATCATTTGCATTAATCATGATAATCTGCATAGCAGGTTATATACTCAAGGAAAAGGGTGGGCAGGTAGTCATAGACAGAAAAACGGAGCCGGAGGATAGCGGAAAAACGGCAGCTGTCCATGTGAAAGATATCATAAATGGGCATAATGAGGATCCCTTACCTGCTGCTACAGAAGAAATAAAAATTTATATTCTGGGATGTGTAAAAAATGCAGGAGTTGTAACTCTTAAAAAGGGCCAAATCATTGATGATGCTATTAAAGCGGCAGGTGGAGCCACTAAGGAGGCAGATCTGGAAAATGTCAATCTTGCTTATATACTAAATGAGAATACAATGCTAAAGATATTATCAAAAAAGGAAAGACAATTTATACATAATAGTCTCAATAATACCCTGGAGCATTCCGGAAATAAATCTCCGGAAGAAGGGATGCAAGGGGTTCGAATAATTAAGGATAGGGGTGAAGCAGTAGCCGGTGATATTGCAGATGCAGAGAATTCAGTGGAACAAAAAGGTAAGATCAATATTAATACAGCCACAGTAAGTGAATTGGATACTTTACCTGGAGTGGGAGAAAAAACTGCAAATGATATTATCGCATATAGAGAAAAAAATGGCAGGTTCAAAAAGATTGAGGATATTATGAATGTGCCACGGATAGGAGAGAGCAGGTTTAGTCAAATGAGGGAACTAATAACGGTCGGGTAG
- a CDS encoding D-alanyl-D-alanine carboxypeptidase — MKKFLSLITMILFIILNIPVSHAETLDIAAPSYMLLDLNSGQVLYEKDSNQKLYPASTTKIMTAILALETGKLDQVMTASKKAIDPGKGGMNIGIMEGEKLTLEDLLHALLIKSANETANIIAENIAGSTEDFVEMMNKKAGEIGAVNTHYVNTNGMHDDNHYTTVSDMAKISLYAMKNKDFKRIVAKSKYDMTPTNKHSKWDTLYTTNKLFYYKSDLFSEITGIKTGYTSKAGHNLVSSAKNKEGVELVAIVFGVKSIASATNVYSLSEKLLEYGFKNFSIQQFAKADEQVKKITVTDAKDDGYLELITSDSLSALLPNDENLHNIEENVKFTMTDVKAPVKKGDIMGYIEYKRQGIPLGKINIIASRNVEKSFKAEVRDDVKAFISSPLLKRIIIGIVITLVSFIILRIVLKKISRASRLRRYRS; from the coding sequence ATGAAAAAATTTCTTTCATTAATTACTATGATTCTGTTCATAATCCTGAATATTCCTGTTTCCCATGCGGAAACTCTTGATATTGCCGCTCCTTCTTATATGCTTTTAGATCTTAATTCAGGTCAGGTTCTCTATGAAAAGGATTCCAACCAGAAATTGTATCCCGCAAGTACAACCAAAATAATGACAGCTATCCTTGCTCTTGAAACCGGAAAGCTGGATCAGGTCATGACCGCAAGTAAAAAAGCCATTGATCCGGGTAAAGGTGGAATGAATATTGGAATCATGGAAGGTGAAAAGCTTACTTTGGAAGATCTTCTACACGCTCTCCTTATAAAGTCCGCAAATGAAACAGCTAATATTATTGCAGAAAACATTGCAGGCAGTACTGAGGATTTTGTAGAAATGATGAACAAAAAAGCCGGTGAAATTGGTGCTGTCAACACTCACTATGTTAATACTAACGGTATGCATGATGACAACCATTATACAACAGTAAGCGATATGGCCAAGATTTCACTGTATGCAATGAAAAACAAGGACTTCAAGAGGATTGTAGCAAAATCCAAGTACGACATGACCCCTACAAACAAGCACAGTAAATGGGATACTCTATATACTACAAACAAACTTTTTTACTATAAATCAGATTTATTTTCCGAAATAACTGGTATAAAAACGGGATATACCAGCAAAGCAGGCCATAATCTTGTATCTTCAGCAAAGAATAAGGAAGGCGTGGAGTTGGTTGCAATTGTTTTCGGCGTAAAAAGCATAGCTTCAGCTACAAATGTATACAGTCTTTCGGAAAAGCTCCTGGAATATGGCTTCAAAAATTTTTCTATTCAGCAATTTGCAAAAGCTGATGAGCAGGTTAAGAAGATTACAGTTACTGATGCAAAGGACGACGGATACCTTGAACTGATTACTTCAGACAGTCTTTCTGCCTTACTGCCCAATGATGAAAACCTGCATAACATTGAAGAAAACGTAAAATTCACCATGACTGATGTTAAAGCACCTGTAAAAAAAGGTGACATAATGGGATATATAGAGTACAAACGACAGGGCATACCCCTCGGAAAAATTAACATCATTGCGTCCAGAAATGTAGAGAAAAGTTTCAAAGCAGAGGTACGGGATGATGTTAAAGCTTTTATAAGCAGCCCGCTGCTTAAAAGAATAATCATCGGAATTGTAATCACACTAGTATCATTCATAATACTGAGAATTGTTCTGAAGAAGATATCAAGAGCTTCAAGGCTGCGAAGATATAGGAGCTGA
- a CDS encoding transcriptional repressor encodes MTINSSSGSCENSNKKNLLARQGCKNTKSRKIIVDALEKADKPISADDIYLRIKEEGNSVNLSTVYRTLDLMESKNLVTKIHMGDGKARYGLTGDGHKHHLICTNCHKSVPIDTCPLETLQKDVGSKTRFDITGHKLELYGICPECKND; translated from the coding sequence ATGACAATAAACTCAAGTAGTGGAAGTTGTGAAAATTCCAATAAAAAAAATTTACTGGCAAGGCAAGGGTGTAAAAATACTAAATCAAGAAAGATTATAGTGGATGCTCTTGAAAAAGCTGATAAGCCAATTTCAGCCGATGATATATACTTGCGGATTAAAGAAGAGGGAAATTCAGTTAACCTGTCAACTGTGTACAGAACCTTGGATCTTATGGAAAGCAAAAATCTGGTAACTAAAATACATATGGGAGACGGGAAAGCAAGGTATGGGTTGACAGGTGACGGACACAAGCACCACCTGATCTGCACAAATTGTCATAAATCTGTTCCTATAGATACCTGCCCATTAGAGACGCTTCAGAAGGATGTAGGATCAAAAACCAGATTTGATATCACAGGACATAAGCTCGAACTATATGGAATTTGTCCCGAATGTAAAAATGATTAG
- a CDS encoding MFS transporter: MRNRYITYICYALIFLFAMFLVGTSPLLTEISKTFNLTPSQSGTVFSYNFIGFVVFVLIGGIASDRFGKKIVLNLSLVGFSITLFVFPLSGNFYVACVVMLLLGGFGGLMESVVCALVADMNTENTSFYMNLLQVFFGLGALAGPVIISILISNGITWQISYYIFGILSIILTVMSISAKFTQMDSEERLNFKSVKAVLTSKKVILAGLCMLFYTGSEVGSWGWMATYLKKNMDFSALRSSIAVGVFWMAMALGRLACGPVILKFGARKIVVWLATSSAFIVFLSGIIRSELLIWIIIVLMGFAFSSQWALIASYGSEEYKELSGTAYSLFLASGGAGGALIPYIMGVVSEETDMRIAMMSPAILLLAIAVIFIYFKRLEPLKK; encoded by the coding sequence ATGAGAAATAGATATATTACATATATTTGTTATGCACTTATATTTTTGTTTGCTATGTTCCTGGTAGGAACAAGCCCTTTGCTCACTGAGATATCCAAAACTTTCAACCTGACTCCTTCCCAGTCAGGAACTGTTTTCTCTTATAATTTTATAGGATTCGTTGTTTTTGTTCTTATTGGAGGAATTGCCTCAGACAGATTCGGTAAAAAGATTGTCTTGAATTTATCACTTGTAGGTTTTTCCATAACCTTGTTCGTATTTCCTTTATCGGGGAATTTTTATGTTGCATGTGTTGTCATGCTGCTATTAGGTGGTTTTGGAGGCCTAATGGAAAGTGTGGTCTGTGCTCTTGTGGCTGACATGAACACTGAGAATACAAGCTTTTATATGAATCTTCTTCAGGTTTTCTTCGGATTGGGCGCTTTGGCTGGACCTGTTATCATAAGCATACTGATATCCAATGGAATAACCTGGCAGATCAGTTACTATATTTTCGGGATATTGTCCATAATACTTACGGTGATGTCTATATCTGCAAAGTTTACGCAGATGGATTCTGAAGAAAGATTGAACTTCAAGAGTGTAAAAGCTGTACTTACCAGCAAAAAGGTAATTCTGGCAGGTTTATGCATGCTGTTTTATACAGGCTCAGAAGTTGGAAGCTGGGGGTGGATGGCAACATATCTCAAAAAGAACATGGATTTTTCTGCGTTAAGATCCAGCATAGCAGTGGGGGTGTTCTGGATGGCTATGGCACTGGGGCGTTTGGCCTGCGGTCCTGTAATTTTAAAATTTGGAGCCAGAAAGATAGTTGTGTGGCTGGCGACATCTTCAGCCTTCATAGTATTTTTATCAGGTATAATCCGGAGTGAGTTATTAATATGGATAATTATAGTGTTGATGGGGTTTGCGTTTTCCAGTCAATGGGCTTTAATTGCTTCTTACGGCAGCGAAGAATATAAGGAACTATCGGGTACTGCATATTCCTTATTTTTAGCCAGCGGTGGGGCAGGTGGCGCTTTGATACCATACATAATGGGTGTCGTAAGTGAAGAAACAGATATGCGGATTGCAATGATGAGCCCAGCAATTTTGTTGCTGGCCATAGCAGTTATCTTTATATATTTTAAAAGATTGGAACCATTGAAAAAATAG
- the thrS gene encoding threonine--tRNA ligase, translating into MISITLKDGSLKEYNEGISIKEIAESISAGLARVALAGEVDGIVRDLSFKLEKDCKLSLLTFENDGGKHAYRHTTSHILAQAVKRLYPEAKLAIGPSIENGFYYDFDLDKTFSPEGLEKIEKEMDKIIKEDLPIERFTLSREEAIKFMEEKAEPYKVELIKDLAEGEEISFYKQGEFVDLCAGPHLPSTGKVKAVKLTQVAGAYWRGSEKNKMLQRIYGTSFPKRSELDEYLAKIEEAKKRDHNKLGRELELFTTVDYIGQGLPIIMPKGAKVIQLLQRFVEDEEERRGYMLTKTPFMAKSDLYKISGHWQHYREGMFIMGDENDESSEVFALRPMTCPFQFQVYLARLRSYRELPMRFNETSTLFRNESSGEMHGLIRVRQFTISEGHIACMPEQLEQEFAGCVDLANYLLKTIGLDEDVSYRFSKWDPNNKEKYIGTTEQWEEVQDRMRQILDHLRIPYKEEEGEAAFYGPKLDIQIKNVHGKEDTLITVQIDFQLAEKFGMQFIDRDGQKKYPYVIHRTSIGCYERTLALLIEKYAGAFPTWLSPVQVKVLPLIEKHHEYAREIEELLNSHGLRVEVDMRNEKIGYKIREAQMEKVPYMLVIGDKEMENRAVAVRSRKEGDLGSMPVNDFVSKITEDVRTKAK; encoded by the coding sequence ATGATTAGTATTACATTGAAAGACGGCAGTTTAAAAGAGTACAACGAAGGTATCAGTATTAAGGAAATTGCTGAAAGTATCAGTGCAGGACTTGCGCGGGTTGCGCTTGCTGGTGAAGTAGACGGGATAGTCAGGGATTTGTCATTTAAGCTTGAAAAAGACTGCAAGCTGAGTTTGCTCACATTTGAAAATGACGGTGGAAAACATGCCTACAGGCATACAACATCACATATACTGGCACAGGCAGTAAAGAGACTGTATCCTGAAGCAAAGCTTGCTATAGGCCCGTCTATTGAAAACGGTTTTTACTATGATTTTGATCTTGATAAAACTTTCTCGCCTGAAGGGCTTGAAAAGATAGAAAAGGAAATGGATAAGATTATTAAAGAAGATCTGCCTATAGAAAGATTTACCCTTTCAAGGGAAGAAGCCATAAAATTTATGGAAGAAAAAGCAGAGCCGTACAAAGTTGAATTAATAAAAGATCTTGCCGAAGGGGAAGAAATCTCCTTCTATAAGCAGGGTGAATTTGTAGACCTCTGTGCAGGTCCCCATCTTCCTTCTACCGGAAAAGTAAAAGCTGTAAAGCTGACACAGGTTGCAGGTGCATACTGGAGGGGAAGCGAAAAGAACAAGATGCTTCAGAGAATATACGGCACATCATTTCCGAAGAGAAGTGAACTGGATGAGTACCTCGCAAAGATCGAGGAAGCAAAAAAGAGGGATCATAACAAACTTGGACGTGAACTGGAATTATTTACAACCGTGGACTATATAGGTCAGGGGTTACCTATAATTATGCCTAAAGGTGCAAAAGTCATACAACTGTTGCAGCGCTTTGTTGAGGATGAAGAAGAACGTCGCGGCTATATGCTGACAAAAACCCCTTTTATGGCAAAAAGTGATCTGTATAAGATATCCGGGCATTGGCAGCACTATCGTGAAGGTATGTTCATAATGGGGGATGAAAATGATGAAAGCTCGGAAGTTTTTGCACTAAGGCCAATGACATGTCCGTTTCAATTCCAGGTTTATCTTGCAAGACTGAGAAGCTATAGAGAGCTGCCTATGAGATTTAATGAAACATCAACTCTTTTTAGAAATGAATCATCGGGAGAGATGCATGGACTTATAAGAGTAAGGCAGTTTACCATTTCCGAAGGTCATATAGCATGTATGCCTGAACAGCTTGAGCAGGAATTTGCAGGTTGTGTTGATCTGGCAAATTATCTGCTTAAAACTATAGGGCTTGATGAGGATGTCTCTTACCGTTTTTCAAAATGGGATCCAAACAATAAAGAAAAATATATCGGAACAACTGAGCAGTGGGAAGAAGTACAGGACAGGATGAGACAGATTCTGGATCACCTCAGGATACCATATAAGGAAGAAGAAGGGGAAGCAGCTTTTTATGGCCCCAAACTGGATATTCAGATAAAGAATGTTCATGGCAAGGAAGATACTCTAATAACAGTTCAGATAGATTTTCAGTTGGCTGAAAAGTTCGGTATGCAGTTTATCGATAGAGACGGACAGAAAAAGTACCCCTATGTAATTCACAGAACATCGATCGGCTGCTATGAGAGAACTCTTGCACTGCTTATAGAAAAGTATGCAGGAGCATTCCCGACCTGGCTGTCACCTGTACAGGTCAAGGTACTGCCTTTGATAGAAAAGCATCACGAGTATGCGCGTGAAATTGAGGAATTGCTTAACTCACACGGATTAAGGGTAGAAGTAGATATGAGAAATGAAAAAATTGGATACAAAATAAGAGAAGCACAGATGGAAAAGGTCCCTTATATGCTGGTTATAGGCGATAAGGAGATGGAAAACAGGGCAGTAGCTGTAAGGTCAAGAAAAGAAGGGGACCTTGGTTCTATGCCTGTTAATGATTTTGTATCAAAGATAACTGAAGATGTAAGAACAAAAGCAAAGTAA
- a CDS encoding AMP-binding protein has protein sequence MIFDPLYNVRPIKNLKDMVEQSVSLYPDNNAFLLKIDDNNYTGVKYSQFSSDIDALGTALTSLGLKGKYIAVIGENRYEWCVTYLSTVNGVGVIVPLDKELPLTEIENLLIRSEASAVIFSNKLDKEMKMIAATLPSIKYFIRMDYKESKNNHQKDLFENTDGKFLSYSKLISKGKELLLSGDRCFIDAEIDSEKLSILLFTSGTTDLAKGVMLSHKNICADIMAVCESLFICSSDSSLSILPIHHTYECTAGFLVMIYNGCTVSFNEGLKHIAKNLKETSPTILFLVPLILENMYKKIWEQASKKKGMKAKLKVALFISNILYNFLGIDIRKKLFKQVHDNIGGRVRLIISGAAAIDPKVLAGFRAMGINLLQGYGLTECAPIVTVNREKAFRNSSIGQPLPGVEVKLVDINSDGIGELAVKGNNVMLGYFENKLATEKVLKDGWFFTGDLGHMDDSGFFYITGRKKNVIVTKNGKNIFPEEVEAYLNKSPYIQESLVWGRYDEESGETYVNAQIVPYIESIKEKLKLENPSYEDILKIISLEIKSANRIMPLYKRIRDFSIRENEFEKTTTKKIKRYVEKIS, from the coding sequence ATGATATTTGACCCCCTTTATAATGTTAGGCCCATAAAAAACCTTAAGGATATGGTTGAGCAAAGTGTGAGTCTGTACCCAGATAATAACGCTTTCCTTTTGAAAATTGATGACAACAACTATACCGGAGTCAAGTACTCCCAGTTCAGCAGCGATATTGATGCTCTGGGTACAGCTTTGACAAGCCTGGGGCTAAAGGGGAAGTACATTGCTGTTATAGGCGAAAACAGATATGAATGGTGTGTAACCTATCTTTCAACAGTTAATGGCGTAGGTGTCATTGTCCCTCTTGATAAGGAACTACCTTTAACAGAAATAGAAAATCTTTTAATAAGATCCGAAGCTTCAGCAGTTATTTTCTCAAACAAGCTTGATAAGGAGATGAAAATGATAGCTGCAACTCTCCCATCTATTAAGTATTTTATCAGGATGGATTATAAAGAATCAAAAAATAATCACCAAAAGGATTTATTTGAGAATACTGATGGTAAATTCCTTTCATACAGCAAATTGATAAGCAAGGGCAAGGAATTGCTTTTATCGGGAGACAGGTGTTTTATTGATGCAGAAATAGACTCTGAGAAGTTGAGTATTCTGCTTTTCACATCGGGTACTACAGATCTTGCCAAAGGCGTTATGCTTTCTCACAAGAATATATGTGCAGATATTATGGCAGTCTGTGAGTCATTATTTATTTGCAGCAGCGATTCTTCTCTGTCAATCTTGCCTATACACCATACTTATGAATGTACCGCAGGTTTTCTGGTCATGATTTATAACGGATGTACAGTATCATTCAACGAAGGATTGAAGCATATAGCAAAAAATCTCAAAGAGACAAGCCCTACCATTCTTTTTCTAGTGCCTCTGATACTTGAAAACATGTATAAGAAGATCTGGGAACAAGCATCAAAGAAAAAAGGAATGAAGGCTAAGCTTAAAGTTGCCTTGTTTATAAGCAATATTCTTTATAATTTTTTAGGTATAGATATACGTAAGAAACTCTTTAAGCAAGTTCATGATAATATCGGGGGAAGAGTCAGGTTGATAATATCAGGTGCCGCCGCAATAGACCCCAAAGTCCTGGCGGGATTCAGAGCCATGGGTATCAATTTGCTTCAGGGCTATGGACTTACCGAATGTGCACCAATAGTAACAGTTAACAGAGAAAAAGCCTTTAGAAATTCTTCCATAGGGCAGCCTTTACCGGGTGTGGAGGTTAAGCTTGTTGATATAAACAGCGATGGAATAGGTGAACTTGCCGTCAAAGGGAATAATGTAATGTTGGGGTACTTCGAGAACAAACTTGCCACAGAAAAGGTACTAAAAGACGGTTGGTTTTTCACTGGAGACCTTGGACATATGGATGATTCAGGATTTTTCTATATAACAGGAAGAAAGAAAAATGTCATTGTGACTAAAAACGGAAAAAATATTTTTCCTGAGGAAGTTGAAGCTTATCTCAACAAAAGTCCTTATATACAGGAATCACTGGTTTGGGGCAGGTATGATGAAGAGTCAGGCGAAACCTATGTAAATGCACAGATAGTTCCATATATCGAATCAATCAAAGAAAAGTTAAAGCTTGAAAATCCTTCATATGAAGATATATTAAAAATAATCAGTCTGGAGATAAAATCAGCCAACAGAATAATGCCACTTTACAAACGCATCCGGGATTTCTCAATAAGGGAAAATGAATTTGAAAAAACTACAACCAAGAAAATTAAACGTTATGTAGAAAAAATAAGTTAA
- a CDS encoding DUF116 domain-containing protein, with protein sequence MKCAVTYSLSDDNNSDCYYHDIAVFTDEFLIEGYKLASSVIDTYYNYILDSNTETASSTDEYLFEFLMLGTLWQVYSGDAFGLEDNPRQLLKGLSELRQRGGYLKPGADFLRGIFATLFLSPDLDDNLFVLEPDIAHFDKLINWLEATGEFNQEVSRLKLWQQFLNNQPHDISSDYLATSITLAAWFEIISSERLGKYTPNVEYFLNHVRPSHYWREDIIFSGRRRVEYHLNMIGAEIMNRTNRQEFLKTRFKAVLLPSCMCIKPEGQCPAQKCSKGLGCVLCTPSCKVSQLTKLGQDNGFGVFIITHESSAFSEDSNNDMANETVGIVGIACILNLISGGWKAKKLGLPAQCVLLDYCGCKKHWHNKGLVTDINMNQFIKIMGIEN encoded by the coding sequence ATGAAATGTGCTGTCACTTACTCTCTTTCGGATGATAATAATTCCGATTGCTATTATCATGATATTGCAGTATTCACTGATGAATTTCTTATAGAAGGTTACAAACTGGCTTCCTCAGTGATTGATACTTATTATAATTACATCCTTGACAGTAATACCGAAACTGCATCCTCAACAGATGAATATTTGTTTGAATTTCTGATGCTGGGTACTCTCTGGCAGGTGTACAGCGGAGATGCTTTTGGACTGGAGGATAACCCCCGGCAGCTTTTGAAGGGTCTGTCGGAATTAAGGCAGCGTGGTGGATATCTTAAACCTGGTGCCGATTTTTTAAGAGGAATTTTTGCAACGCTCTTTTTATCGCCTGATCTGGATGATAATCTGTTTGTACTTGAACCCGATATCGCGCATTTCGATAAGCTGATTAACTGGCTTGAAGCTACAGGTGAATTCAATCAGGAAGTATCAAGACTCAAGCTTTGGCAGCAGTTCTTAAATAATCAACCCCATGACATTTCATCAGATTATTTGGCAACTTCCATCACTCTGGCTGCATGGTTTGAGATAATCAGCAGCGAGCGCCTTGGTAAATACACTCCGAATGTAGAATATTTCCTGAACCATGTCCGCCCTTCCCACTATTGGCGCGAAGACATAATATTCAGTGGAAGGCGTAGGGTCGAATACCATCTGAATATGATAGGTGCAGAAATTATGAATAGGACAAACCGCCAGGAATTTCTTAAGACCCGGTTCAAAGCTGTGCTACTCCCTTCCTGCATGTGCATAAAGCCTGAAGGACAGTGTCCTGCCCAGAAATGCTCCAAAGGACTGGGGTGTGTTTTATGTACACCTTCATGCAAAGTCAGTCAATTGACAAAACTGGGGCAGGATAACGGCTTTGGAGTTTTTATCATCACCCATGAGTCATCTGCTTTTTCAGAAGATTCAAATAATGATATGGCCAATGAAACTGTTGGGATTGTGGGTATTGCATGTATTCTGAATCTGATATCCGGCGGATGGAAAGCAAAAAAATTAGGGTTACCTGCTCAATGTGTACTGCTGGATTATTGTGGCTGTAAGAAGCATTGGCATAATAAAGGTCTGGTAACAGATATAAATATGAATCAGTTTATAAAAATAATGGGAATTGAAAATTAA
- a CDS encoding AI-2E family transporter, whose translation MNFIKELFQKDITRRVLILSVLAFILYLMRDMLNLLLLTFIFTFLMYSLQNFLIKKLRNFVLIKQKIMIVLLYLTMACIVALALYKYIPVIFNQVQSAINEVVKFYQKEHESPIEKYIISLIEEADIIGYFNKGADFLFKSASNISRWGFNILISFILSLFFLLEKNRIMRFTSKFKTSKIAPVYDEVAYFGRKFMNSFGKVIEAQILIALINGVLSVIALWIMGFPQLLALGVMIFILGLIPVAGVLISLVPLSLIAYNIGSDPREGIMNIIYILVMIAVLHGLESYFLNPKLMSSKTELPVFYTFLVLIFSEHFFGVWGLIIGLPIFMFVLDLLDVNNGPDNKYKDTD comes from the coding sequence ATGAATTTTATTAAAGAACTCTTTCAGAAAGACATCACCAGAAGGGTACTCATCCTCTCTGTATTAGCCTTTATCCTGTATTTAATGAGGGATATGCTCAACCTACTTCTCCTTACATTTATTTTTACATTTCTGATGTATAGTCTGCAAAATTTCCTTATCAAAAAGTTAAGAAATTTTGTACTCATAAAGCAAAAAATAATGATAGTTTTATTATATCTGACGATGGCCTGCATTGTTGCCCTGGCTTTATACAAATACATACCAGTTATTTTCAATCAGGTTCAGTCTGCAATTAATGAGGTCGTAAAATTCTACCAGAAGGAACATGAGAGTCCTATAGAAAAATATATAATAAGCCTGATAGAAGAAGCCGACATAATCGGATATTTTAATAAAGGTGCCGATTTCCTTTTCAAATCTGCATCAAATATAAGCAGGTGGGGCTTCAACATATTGATATCCTTCATCCTCAGCTTGTTTTTCCTGCTTGAAAAAAACAGAATAATGCGGTTTACTTCCAAGTTCAAAACAAGTAAGATTGCCCCTGTCTATGATGAAGTTGCCTATTTCGGAAGGAAGTTCATGAACTCCTTCGGCAAAGTAATAGAAGCGCAGATACTGATAGCGCTGATCAACGGCGTTCTTTCCGTAATAGCCTTGTGGATAATGGGATTCCCTCAGTTGCTTGCACTTGGTGTTATGATATTCATACTGGGCTTGATCCCGGTAGCCGGTGTACTCATATCCCTTGTACCCTTGTCTTTGATTGCCTACAATATCGGTTCTGATCCGAGAGAAGGCATAATGAATATAATCTATATATTAGTCATGATAGCTGTACTTCATGGATTGGAAAGCTATTTCCTCAATCCGAAGCTTATGTCTTCCAAGACTGAACTCCCCGTATTCTACACATTCCTGGTATTAATTTTCTCCGAGCACTTTTTCGGTGTATGGGGATTGATAATCGGGCTACCAATATTCATGTTTGTTCTCGATTTACTGGATGTAAACAACGGTCCAGACAACAAATACAAGGATACAGACTAG
- a CDS encoding GerMN domain-containing protein, producing the protein MCFCRQIKMKRSVSIVIAVILVTAILAGCGSTSVNKTNGKESSNTSTVDKQKDKAIFTLYFANEDNSALPSEKQELELIDDNRIKTAVEALLKGPKNAGLRKTIPDGTKLLNSYLKDGLAVVDFSGEYSSANDIAEIVERISVVNTLTEIEGVNKVKILVEGKDLIGPSGEPFGELGRIALDEQGRPVPGEIKKLVLYFGNNNSDALIVEDREVAVNKGDSIEKVIIDELIRGSENKELSSPIPEGTRLLSVNTTDGICTVNFSGEIIEKHPGGSAGELITLYSVVNSLTELDWVKKVQFLIEGTQREAFIHLELDHPLERDESIIQK; encoded by the coding sequence ATGTGTTTCTGCCGGCAAATAAAAATGAAAAGATCTGTTTCCATAGTAATTGCCGTAATTTTAGTGACAGCTATATTGGCAGGCTGTGGTTCTACTTCAGTCAATAAGACAAACGGTAAGGAATCAAGCAATACTTCAACTGTGGATAAACAAAAGGATAAAGCAATTTTTACACTCTATTTTGCAAATGAAGACAACAGTGCATTACCTTCGGAGAAGCAGGAATTGGAATTAATAGATGATAACAGGATTAAAACAGCTGTTGAAGCTTTACTTAAGGGACCGAAAAACGCTGGTCTGAGGAAAACCATACCTGATGGCACGAAGCTTCTTAACTCATATTTGAAAGACGGATTAGCTGTTGTGGATTTTTCAGGGGAATATTCAAGTGCAAATGATATTGCAGAAATCGTAGAAAGGATTTCTGTTGTCAATACTCTTACTGAGATTGAGGGGGTAAATAAAGTCAAAATCCTTGTCGAGGGAAAAGACTTGATAGGTCCCAGTGGTGAGCCTTTCGGAGAACTTGGAAGAATAGCTCTGGATGAGCAGGGAAGGCCTGTACCTGGCGAAATAAAGAAGCTGGTCCTGTATTTCGGAAACAATAATTCAGACGCCCTTATCGTTGAAGACAGGGAGGTTGCAGTAAACAAAGGGGATAGTATTGAAAAGGTAATAATTGATGAACTGATAAGGGGATCAGAAAATAAAGAATTATCTTCCCCGATTCCAGAAGGAACAAGGCTTTTATCGGTTAATACTACTGATGGAATATGCACTGTTAACTTCTCAGGAGAGATTATAGAAAAGCACCCGGGAGGTTCGGCGGGTGAATTGATAACACTGTATTCTGTAGTAAACTCGCTTACTGAATTGGATTGGGTAAAAAAAGTTCAATTTCTTATTGAAGGTACACAGAGAGAGGCTTTTATACACCTTGAACTGGATCATCCGTTGGAGAGGGATGAAAGCATCATACAGAAATAG